The Plasmodium vinckei vinckei genome assembly, chromosome: PVVCY_14 genome window below encodes:
- a CDS encoding PIR protein CIR protein yields the protein MEESPYSIKDVYREFATIDDYFYVTEEGVFRVDTAHTSINDYCNSWWNQGKDNCHNHLEMTNCSVIYLLKTIKEKYKLEDDKLAEYVILWLSYKLNRKPQHKFAKLNDFYNSYIEKKECYNDTIKSSDNMTYKDIINKKKDLMDMNIKEISKFNGPFNILFYLYHLFHDEPLNCETNFNLAKNFADTFKELIKDSNNIKDSPFSQLLSTISDDYKNLINKYGNKCTNFNSLPELNPHKSPVDDPVDISGKDSGQSTTLSPEVTSSSSSILNTVIPVLSTFSLISLFLGVAYKYSLFGIDKLFQRQYIRKKLNQVKKKMKVNI from the exons ATGGAAGAGTCACCTTATAGTATTAAGGATGTg taTAGAGAATTTGCTACGATCGATGactatttttatgtgaCGGAGGAAGGTGTATTTAGAGTTGATACTGCACACACATCAATCAACGATTATTGTAATTCCTGGTGGAACCAAGGAAAAGACAATTGTCATAATCATCTTGAAATGACTAATTGTAgtgttatttatttgctaAAAACGATAAAGGAAAAGTATAAATTAGAAGATGATAAACTTGCCGAATACGTTATTTTATGGTTAAGTTATAAACTAAATAGAAAACCACAACATAAATTCGCcaaattaaatgatttttataatagttatatagaaaaaaaagagtgTTATAATGatacaataaaaagtaGTGATAATATGACTTATAaggatattataaataaaaaaaaagatttgatggatatgaatattaaagaaatatctaaatttaatggtccatttaatatattattttatttgtatcatttatttcatgATGAACCTTTGAATTGcgaaacaaattttaatttagcTAAAAATTTTGCTGATACATTTAAAGAACTCATTAAAGattctaataatataaaagacaGTCCATTTAGTCAACTATTGTCTACAATATCAGATGATTATaagaatttaataaataaatatggtaATAAATGTACCAATTTTAATTCACTTCCAGAATTAAACCCCCATAAAAGCCCTGTAGATGATCCTGTAGATATTTCTGGAAAAGATTCTGGACAATCTACTACACTAAGTCCTGAAGTTACATCATCAAGTTCATCGATATTAAACACAGTAATTCCAGTTTTATCgacattttctttaatatcACTTTTCTTGGGAGTTGCTTATaag tattcattatttggaATTGATAAACTATTTCAAAGacaatatataagaaaaaaattaaatcaagtaaagaagaaaatgaaagtTAATATATGA
- a CDS encoding PIR protein CIR protein → MDHKLMCKYLNIADSYFKGKDVNTNEINKDLAIKGFCNNGGCKTNEASINAFAAYIITSFKRSIENHEYNKYDEYFLMWLSDKLFKIHDKSEDKDNEITLNQAYDTYLKKYKGILDYWSHFDIIKDLKEANLKYMSEFYKLLNHICKTITDYENNPEEITNLITNSTECSNQYISIYNDIPKCQSYLDLLNKLKGIYDDFRNYAIMRTDSRIHLETILKKITKPDGGEMDGKKGFISYDFSNSTCKFKKKSPSLKKEDKSSLQPSNQLKDSQDETPSSSQSINALEKTKTGESSPSNVQDDSKIDLKTSENSKGNTGSSSSGTGNLGDESSDQVNSGVEKENMNDGVKEPEAPSNGKGSQVSKGDGENVESVDTDIEIGDSEGGSGDTDNETLNTDGGEDYKGGSDSVSAEKGTESTSGEPSGNQDSDKNNQGSEKSGEDPVVKLGNPRTETKGNGITKIDDIFIFKGFKKIGIPIIVIIISITLAIMYKVNKRKL, encoded by the exons ATGGATCACAAACTAATG TGTAAATATCTTAATATAGCTGATAGTTATTTTAAAGGTAAAGATGTCAATACAAATGAAATTAACAAAGACCTAGCCATCAAAGGATTTTGTAATAATGGTGGTtgtaaaacaaatgaagCTAGTATTAATGCTTTCGccgcatatataattactaGTTTCAAAAGGTCAATAGAAAATCATGAGTATAATAAGTatgatgaatattttttgatgtGGCTAAgtgataaattatttaagaTACATGACAAAAGCGAAGACAAAGACAACGAAATTACTTTAAATCAGGCTTAtgatacatatttaaagaaatataaaggAATATTGGATTATTGGTCTCATTTTGATATTATAAAGGATTTGAAAGAAGCTAATCTTAAGTATATGAGCGAATTTTATAAGTTACTTAATCACATATGTAAAACAATTACAGATTATGAAAACAACCCTGAAGAAATTACGAACCTTATTACGAATTCTACCGAATGTTCTAATCaatatatatccatttaTAATGATATTCCTAAATGCCAATCATATCTTGATTTattgaataaattaaaaggtATATATGATGATTTTAGAAATTATGCTATTATGAGAACCGATTCAAGAATTCATTTAGAAACtattcttaaaaaaattacaaaaccAGATGGAGGAGAGATGGACGGGAAGAAAGGttttatatcatatgaCTTCAGTAATTCAACATgtaaattcaaaaaaaaatcgccatcattaaaaaaagaggaCAAATCATCATTACAACCCTCAAACCAACTAAAAGATAGTCAAGACGAAACACCATCATCTTCACAAAGCATTAATGCATTAGAAAAAACTAAAACAGGAGAATCAAGTCCATCAAATGTACAAGACGATTCTAAAATTGATTTAAAGACGTCAGAAAATAGTAAAGGAAATACAGGAAGTTCAAGTAGTGGAACCGGAAACCTTGGTGATGAATCAAGTGATCAAGTAAATTCCGGCgttgaaaaagaaaatatgaatgATGGAGTTAAAGAACCCGAAGCTCCAAGTAATGGGAAAGGCAGTCAAGTAAGTAAAGGCGATGGAGAAAATGTTGAATCGGTTGATACAGATATTGAAATAGGAGACTCAGAAGGTGGATCAGGAGATACAGATAACGAGACATTAAATACAGATGGTGGAGAAGATTATAAAGGAGGATCAGATAGTGTTTCGGCAGAAAAAGGAACAGAAAGTACGTCAGGGGAGCCATCTGGAAACCAAGATTCTGATAAAAACAATCAAGGATCTGAAAAATCGGGGGAAGATCCAGTGGTTAAACTAGGAAATCCAAGAACCGAAACAAAAGGAAATggaataacaaaaatagatgatatatttatattcaaaggattcaaaaaaattggaaTTCCAATTAtagttattataatatccATTACTTTAGCTATTATGTACAAggtaaataaaagaaaattatga
- a CDS encoding fam-c protein: MDKRIFSLVCIILYTLLAVSIDCSEQKSDRSKTSGLRSRVIRAIQKIKRSNKKNDIEPQRENQSNNNSNNSNNHERIDSITYYSEFQRKRRKPTTFCCLFTCESNELYD, translated from the exons atggataaaaGGATATTTAGTTTAGTTTGTATCATCTTGTATACCCTTTTGGCTGTATCAATAGATTGCTCGGAGCAGAAA AGTGATCGATCTAAGACATCTGGATTAAGAAGTAGGGTCATTCGTGCTatccaaaaaataaagagaagcaacaaaaaaaatgatatagaaCCTCAACGAGAAAACCaatcaaataataacagTAACAACAGTAATAATCATGAGAGAATTGATAGTATTACTTATTACAGTGAGTTCCAGCGTAAAAGGCGCAAGCCAACTACATTTTGTTGTTTGTTTACTTGTGAAAGTAATGAATTATATGATTAG
- a CDS encoding fam-a protein, whose amino-acid sequence MNKFYIQIVFFLLSIFIYVNNKTLATELAPEENTKTKEETKEETKTKPKRRYPTPEEIYEKNKQLLCTDPKEIENAVELMNEAIMHLAYHATSKDDYELCESNLSYNNTFSKKKHGDTVVQRISFIYYDPKKYNEIINLLWNPSFANRFNNGFVKRKIDRVYNPNLVIIQQRYKNSIFDRWKYFYALAAKVDISEKKTIIVMTSANINDGYPSEKEYKNTIIESANLFKIDIDSSESIRSGKFEKTFLNIAGFLIEKKEWNIDITYLESIDGHTSNFKKLIIRKALVNSFH is encoded by the exons atgaataaattttatattcaaattgttttttttcttttaagcATCTTCATATAtgtgaataataaaacccTTGCAACTGAGCTGGCTCCAGaagaaaatacaaaaacaaaagaagAAACAAAAGAAGAAACAAAAACCAAACCCAAAAGACGTTATCCTAC TCCAGAAGagatatatgaaaaaaacaagcAACTATTATGTACTGATCCCAaagaaatagaaaatgCAGTCGAACTTATGAACGAAGCTATAATGCATTTAGCATATCATGCTACAAGTAAAGATGATTATGAATTATGTGAATCAAATCTAtcttataataatacttttagtaaaaaaaaacatggaGATACAGTTGTTCAAAGAAttagttttatatattatgatcCCAAAAAA TATAAcgaaataataaacttgTTATGGAATCCTTCTTTTGCAAATAGGTTCAATAATGGCTTTGTTAAAA gaAAAATTGACCGTGTGTACAACCCAAATTTAGTAATAATACAGCAACGTTACAAAAATTCGATTTTTGACCGttggaaatatttttatgctttAGCTGCAAAGGTTGAT atatcagaaaaaaaaactataatTGTCATGACTTCagcaaatataaatgatggCTATCCTTCCGagaaagaatataaaaacacaATAATAGAAAGCGCAAATTTGTTCAAAATTGACATTGATTCTAGTGAATCTATTAGAAGTggaaaatttgaaaaaacatTTCTTAACATAGCTGGATTCCTCattgaaaaaaaggaatgGAATATTGATATCACCTATCTCGAATCT aTTGATGGGCATACTtccaattttaaaaaattaattattagaAAAGCTTTAGTTAATTCTTTTCATTAA